A DNA window from Camelina sativa cultivar DH55 chromosome 17, Cs, whole genome shotgun sequence contains the following coding sequences:
- the LOC104757174 gene encoding dormancy-associated protein 1-like, which yields MSGSVGESGAGESGNVGESCGVSYPLVGGRCRSGVCSCERLEGCIGRWWRDRARQGAFEIGEGSSKVMHRSLTMPAAVSPGTPTTPTTPTTPRKDNVWRSVFNPGSNLATRAIGSNIFDKPTHPNSPSVYDWLYSGESRSQHR from the exons ATGAGCGGCAGCGTTGGTGAGAGCGGCGCTGGGGAGAGCGGCAACGTTGGTGAGAGTTGCGGCGTTAGTTACCCGCTGGTCGGTGGTAGGTGCAGGTCCGGCGTTTGCAGTTGCGAGAGGCTCGAAGGGTGCATTGGGCGCTGGTGGAGGGATCGTGCTCGGCAAGGAGCGTTCG AAATAGGAGAAGGGAGTAGTAAGGTGATGCATAGGTCGTTGACTATGCCTGCGGCAGTGAGCCCCGGAACTCCGACGACTCCGACCACTCCAACAACGCCACGTAAGGATAACGTGTGGAGGAGCGTCTTTAATCCCGGAAGCAACCTCGCCACTAGAGCCATCGGCTCCAACATCTTCGATAAACCCACGCATCCAAATTCTCCATCCGTCTATGACTG GTTGTACAGCGGTGAGTCAAGGAGTCAGCACCGTTAG
- the LOC109130178 gene encoding defensin-like protein 153, translated as MHKAPQVSLTVLLILSLLVLGTGVEGKECTVRSKNKNNTCSFTKCDARCARLYRGYGDCRHGQRVTDKPGTLRCYCTYSC; from the exons ATGCACAAAGCACCTCAAGTCTCGTTAACCGTTCTACTTATCTTGTCCCTTCTTGTGttag GAACAGGAGTTGAAGGAAAAGAATGTACCGTGcgttctaaaaataaaaataacacatGTTCATTCACAAAATGTGACGCTAGGTGTGCACGGTTGTATAGAGGCTATGGTGATTGCCGTCATGGTCAGAGAGTAACAGACAAACCAGGAACATTAAGGTGTTACTGCACTTATTCTTGTTGA
- the LOC104757172 gene encoding glyoxysomal processing protease, glyoxysomal-like — protein MDVSKVVSFSRNFAVLVKVEGPDPKGLKMRKHAFHQYHSGNTSLSASGILFPRRSLSGGEVAAKLMAEAGQDMALVLTVASVVEPFLTLGHRTTSISQDPVKFIPGARIEIMVEGQLNSEKEAPFWVPAQLLSLVDVPVSSAALQSLIEACSGSKDSGWDVGWSLVSAANGSQPSIKIGHYSKPLMQLDEPLDAKFMAKSATRMALLGVPLSLLGQPNMSFASSSSKGDTLVALGSPFGILSPVNFFNSVSTGSIANSYPSGSLNTSLMIADVRCLPGMEGAPVFDTNGNLIGILIRPLRQKNSGVEIQLVVPWGAITTACSHLLLEEPSEEGKAKQWGSEVPSVKPDSDIPAQVAIEKAMESICLITVNDGVWASGVLLNEHGLILTNAHLLEPWRYGKGGVHGEGNDTGLKPYVLGAEGFSSTRSKFWEQKSQTLPRKAPADLYSSVGENIREYKHNLLQTAHGDIRVRLCHQDSWTWFPANVVYICKSQLDVALLQLEYAPGKLQPIAANFSSPPLGTTAHVVGHGLFGPRCGLSPSICSGVVAKVVHAKMRLTQSISQEVTEFPAMLETTAAVHPGGSGGAVLNSSGHMVGLVTSNARHGAGKVIPHLNFSIPCAVLAPIFKFAEDMQNMELLQTLDQPNEELSSVWALMPSLSPKTEQSLPSLPKLLKDGNNKQKKGSQFAKFIAETQDMFVKPAKLSRDVIPSKL, from the exons ATGGATGTGTCGAAAGTTGTGAGCTTTTCTCGGAACTTCGCCGTCTTGGTCAAAGTCGAAGGACCT GACCCAAAGGGATTGAAGATGAGGAAGCATGCTTTTCATCAATACCA TTCTGGTAATACATCACTTTCAGCTTCTGGGATCTTGTTTCCAAGACGAAGCTTGAGTGGTGGTGAGGTTGCGGCAAAGCTTATGGCTGAAGCTGGTCAGGACATGGCCCTGGTTTTGACTGTTGCTTCTGTTGTTGAACCATTCTTAACATTAGGCCACAGAACAACTAGCATCTCTCag GACCCGGTGAAGTTTATTCCAGGTGCTCGGATTGAGATTATGGTGGAG GGTCAGCTAAATTCAGAGAAGGAAGCTCCTTTTTGGGTGCCTGCGCAACTCCTTTCGCTG GTTGATGTTCCTGTATCTTCCGCTGCACTTCAATCGCTTATTGAAGCTTGTTCTGGTTCAAAAGATTCCGGATGGGATGTTGGTTGGTCTTTGGTTTCTGCTGCTAATGGTTCCCAGCCTTCAATCAAA ATTGGACATTACAGCAAGCCCTTAATGCAACTTGATGAACCACTCGATGCTAAGTTCATGGCCAAGTCTGCCACTCGAATGGCTCTTCTAGGTGTCCCCTTAAGTTTACTG GGTCAGCCAAACATGAGCTTTGCTTCATCGAGTAGCAAGGGTGATACACTTGTAGCACTAGGATCTCCATTTGGAATCCTTTCACCTGTTAACTTTTTTAACAG CGTATCAACTGGCTCCATTGCTAATAGCTATCCTTCTGGATCCCTAAACACGTCACTGATGATAGCTGATGTTCGATGTCTCCCTG GAATGGAAGGGGCTCCGGTGTTTGATACGAATGGGAACTTAATTGGCATTTTGATTAGACCACTAAGGCAAAAGAATAGTGGCGTTGAAATTCAG CTGGTGGTTCCGTGGGGAGCAATCACAACTGCTTGCAGCCACTTGCTACTTGAGGAACCATCTGAAGAAGGGAAAGCAAAGCAGTGGGGGAGTGAAGTACCAAGTGTTAAACCAGATTCTGATATTCCTGCACAAGTGGCTATTGAGAAGGCGATGGAATCAATTTGTCTTATTACGGTCAATGATGGTGTATGGGCATCCGGAGTTCTTCTAAATGAACATGGTCTCATACTAACAAATGCTCACCTGCTCGAGCCGTGGAGATATGGAAAAGGTGGTGTACATGGTGAAGGGAACGACACTGGTTTAAAACCCTATGTCTTAGGAGCTGAGGGGTTTTCTTCCACGAGAAGTAAATTTTGGGAACAGAAGAGTCAAACATTGCCACGGAAAGCTCCCGCAGATCTTTATTCGTCTGTTGGAGAAAACATCAGGGAATACAAACACAACTTGCTTCAGACTGCGCATGGAGACATACGTGTACGGTTGTGTCACCAAGATTCTTGGACTTGGTTTCCTGCAAACGTGGTCTATATTTGCAAGTCACAGTTAGATGTTGCCTTACTGCAGCTAGAATATGCTCCTGGAAAGCTCCAACCGATTGCTGCCaatttttcttctcctcctttggGTACAACGGCACATGTTGTTGGACATGGACTCTTCGGACCAAGATGTG GGCTTTCTCCGTCCATATGTTCTGGAGTTGTAGCAAAGGTAGTTCATGCAAAGATGAGATTGACGCAATCCATTTCGCAAGAGGTCACAGAGTTCCCCGCTATGCTTGAAACAACAGCTGCTGTGCATCCTGGTGGTAGTGGTGGTGCTGTTCTCAATTCAAGTGGTCATATGGTTGGACTTGTTACCAG CAACGCAAGACATGGAGCCGGGAAAGTTATACCGCATCTCAACTTCAGCATCCCATGCGCAGTCTTGGCACCAATTTTCAAGTTTGCAGAAG ATATGCAAAACATGGAGCTCCTTCAAACACTTGATCAACCAAACGAAGAACTCTCATCCGTTTGGGCTTTGATGCCATCACTATCACCCAAGACTGAGCAGTCTCTTCCCAGTCTGCCTAAGTTACTCAAAGATggtaataacaaacaaaagaaaggatCTCAGTTTGCAAAGTTCATTGCAGAGACCCAAGACATGTTTGTAAAGCCGGCCAAGCTTTCCCGCGACGTTATCCCTAGCAAGTTATGA